Proteins encoded together in one Impatiens glandulifera chromosome 1, dImpGla2.1, whole genome shotgun sequence window:
- the LOC124921621 gene encoding axial regulator YABBY 1-like isoform X1 has product MSSSSAAFSPDHFHHLSPSSEQLCYVHCNFCDTVLAVSVPCSSLFKTVTVRCGHCTNLLSVNMRGLLLPAANQLHLGHSYLTPQNILEEIRSVTPNMMVNPQVPNLNNHQPQMPARGGMDELLPKPLPVANRPPEKRQRVPSAYNRFIKDEIQRIKAGNPEISHREAFSAAAKNWAHFPHIHFGLLPDHQPVKKANMRQDGDW; this is encoded by the exons ATGTCTTCTTCATCCGCTGCCTTTTCACCGGACCACTTTCACCACCTCTCTCCTTCTTCCGAGCAGCTCTGTTACGTCCATTGCAACTTTTGCGATACTGTCTTAGcg GTTAGTGTTCCATGTTCAAGCTTGTTCAAGACGGTTACGGTTCGATGTGGGCACTGCACCAATCTGTTGTCTGTCAACATGCGTGGTCTTCTTCTTCCGGCTGCCAATCAACTTCATCTCGGCCATTCCTACTTGACTCCTCAAAACATTTTG GAGGAGATTCGAAGTGTGACGCCAAACATGATGGTGAACCCACAAGTGCCTAACCTTAACAATCATCAGCCTCAAATGCCGGCCAGAGGAGGAATGGATGAGCTTCTTCCTAAGCCTCTTCCTGTTGCCAATCGAC CACCGGAGAAGAGACAGAGAGTCCCATCTGCCTACAACCGTTTCATCAA gGACGAGATTCAACGCATTAAGGCTGGAAATCCCGAGATCAGTCACAGAGAAGCCTTCAGTGCTGCTGCCAAAAAC TGGGCCCACTTTCCACACATTCACTTTGGACTTTTGCCTGATCATCAACCCGTGAAGAAAGCTAACATGCGCCAG GATGGTGATTGGTGA
- the LOC124921621 gene encoding axial regulator YABBY 1-like isoform X2, which produces MSSSSAAFSPDHFHHLSPSSEQLCYVHCNFCDTVLAVSVPCSSLFKTVTVRCGHCTNLLSVNMRGLLLPAANQLHLGHSYLTPQNILEEIRSVTPNMMVNPQVPNLNNHQPQMPARGGMDELLPKPLPVANRPPEKRQRVPSAYNRFIKDEIQRIKAGNPEISHREAFSAAAKNWAHFPHIHFGLLPDHQPVKKANMRQ; this is translated from the exons ATGTCTTCTTCATCCGCTGCCTTTTCACCGGACCACTTTCACCACCTCTCTCCTTCTTCCGAGCAGCTCTGTTACGTCCATTGCAACTTTTGCGATACTGTCTTAGcg GTTAGTGTTCCATGTTCAAGCTTGTTCAAGACGGTTACGGTTCGATGTGGGCACTGCACCAATCTGTTGTCTGTCAACATGCGTGGTCTTCTTCTTCCGGCTGCCAATCAACTTCATCTCGGCCATTCCTACTTGACTCCTCAAAACATTTTG GAGGAGATTCGAAGTGTGACGCCAAACATGATGGTGAACCCACAAGTGCCTAACCTTAACAATCATCAGCCTCAAATGCCGGCCAGAGGAGGAATGGATGAGCTTCTTCCTAAGCCTCTTCCTGTTGCCAATCGAC CACCGGAGAAGAGACAGAGAGTCCCATCTGCCTACAACCGTTTCATCAA gGACGAGATTCAACGCATTAAGGCTGGAAATCCCGAGATCAGTCACAGAGAAGCCTTCAGTGCTGCTGCCAAAAAC TGGGCCCACTTTCCACACATTCACTTTGGACTTTTGCCTGATCATCAACCCGTGAAGAAAGCTAACATGCGCCAG TAG